Proteins encoded together in one Mycolicibacter minnesotensis window:
- a CDS encoding alpha/beta hydrolase, producing MPAIDPIVLKVLDAVPFRLTLDDGPEQARRTMRDLPRRPVHPELPSEDRVIDGPGGDLPIRIYRPAGTESGSEPVVVFFHGGGFVAGDLDTHDGTARMHAGDTGAVVVSVDYRLAPEHPFPAAVEDAMAATEWVAEHAAELGVDPHRLAVAGDSAGGNLAAVVSQLARDAGGPSIAFQLLWYPATSYDGSLPSFTENADAPIIDSKAIAALTLAYAGHVDLSDPPAALAPARAANLADLPPAYIAVAGHDPLRDDGIRYGELLDAAGVPVQVHNAETLIHGYLGYAGVIPAATEAAELGLAALRNALA from the coding sequence ATGCCAGCAATCGATCCCATAGTGCTGAAGGTACTGGACGCTGTTCCGTTCCGGTTGACCCTGGATGACGGTCCCGAGCAGGCGCGGCGCACGATGCGCGACCTGCCGCGACGGCCCGTGCACCCTGAGCTGCCGAGCGAAGACCGGGTGATCGACGGCCCCGGCGGCGACCTGCCCATCCGCATCTACCGACCGGCAGGCACCGAATCCGGGTCCGAGCCGGTCGTGGTGTTCTTCCACGGCGGCGGTTTCGTCGCCGGTGATCTCGACACCCACGACGGAACCGCCCGTATGCATGCCGGCGACACCGGAGCAGTGGTGGTGTCGGTGGATTACCGCTTGGCCCCCGAGCACCCCTTCCCCGCCGCAGTCGAGGATGCGATGGCGGCCACCGAGTGGGTTGCCGAGCATGCCGCGGAACTGGGCGTGGATCCGCACCGGCTGGCAGTGGCCGGGGACTCGGCCGGCGGAAATCTGGCCGCGGTGGTTTCGCAGCTGGCCCGCGACGCCGGTGGGCCCTCGATCGCGTTCCAGCTGCTGTGGTATCCGGCCACCAGCTACGACGGCAGCCTGCCCTCGTTCACCGAGAACGCTGATGCCCCGATCATCGACAGCAAGGCGATCGCGGCGTTGACGCTGGCTTATGCCGGACACGTCGATCTCAGCGATCCGCCGGCGGCGCTGGCCCCGGCTCGGGCAGCGAATCTGGCTGACCTGCCACCGGCCTATATCGCGGTGGCCGGCCATGACCCGCTGCGCGACGACGGCATCCGTTACGGCGAGCTGCTGGACGCCGCCGGAGTTCCGGTGCAGGTACACAACGCCGAAACCCTGATTCACGGGTATCTGGGCTATGCCGGGGTGATCCCGGCGGCCACCGAGGCCGCCGAGCTGGGACTGGCCGCCCTGCGCAACGCACTGGCCTGA
- a CDS encoding VOC family protein produces MRLNQITVGSIDLDRAERFYRLLGLRLIVKTDDYLRFECPSGDSTFSVERVSEVAAGEQVTIYFEADDLDGQYQRLRGSVEFTQPPTDMPWLWREARLRDPDGHRLCLFWAGEHRRDPPWRLPPQDLP; encoded by the coding sequence ATGCGGCTGAACCAGATCACCGTCGGCAGCATCGATCTCGACCGCGCGGAACGTTTCTACCGGCTGCTGGGTCTGCGACTGATCGTCAAGACGGACGATTATCTCCGGTTCGAATGCCCTTCCGGCGACAGCACCTTTTCGGTGGAGCGCGTCAGCGAGGTCGCGGCCGGTGAGCAGGTGACGATCTACTTCGAAGCCGACGACCTCGACGGTCAATACCAGCGGCTACGGGGTTCGGTGGAATTCACCCAGCCGCCCACCGATATGCCGTGGCTGTGGCGGGAGGCCCGGCTGCGTGATCCCGACGGCCACCGACTGTGCCTGTTTTGGGCCGGTGAGCACCGCCGCGATCCACCGTGGCGCCTGCCGCCCCAAGATTTGCCGTAA
- a CDS encoding flavin-containing monooxygenase, producing the protein MNERPDHEVLIIGAGFSGIGAAISLDRADMTDYLIIEAGDGVGGTWHWNTYPGIAVDIPSFSYQFSFEQSADWSRTYAPGQELKAYAEHCVDKYGLRSRIRFGTVVLSAHFDEERGWWRVQTDCQDERRGSARLDEGEAKLGPRDERREVSARFVINASGVLTTPNLPEISGVETFAGVTIHTARWDHSQDLTGKRVAVIGTGASAVQVIPEIAPKVSSLTVFQRTPIWCFPKLDLPLAAPMRWAMRLPGGKALQRLASQAYVEATFPIAAQYFTVFPLAKRMESAGRAYLRRQVHDPQLRAKLTPHYAVGCKRPGFHNTYLSTFNRDNVHLVVDPIDRITPTGVVTADGTAHDVDVLILATGFKVMDSDNLPTFSVTGVGGQTLHQFWDEHRLQAYEGVSIPGFPNMFSVFGPYGYVGSSYFALVEAQTHHIVRCLKRARGRGATRVEISEAANARYFAEMMSKRHRQVFWQDSCKLANSYYFDKNGDVPLRPTTTVEAYWRSRRFDLDDYRFSA; encoded by the coding sequence GTGAACGAACGACCCGACCACGAGGTCTTGATCATCGGGGCCGGATTCTCCGGTATCGGGGCTGCGATCTCCCTCGACCGGGCCGACATGACGGACTACCTCATCATCGAAGCCGGAGACGGTGTCGGCGGCACCTGGCACTGGAACACCTATCCGGGTATCGCCGTGGATATTCCATCGTTTTCCTACCAGTTCTCTTTCGAGCAGAGTGCGGACTGGTCACGAACCTATGCGCCCGGCCAGGAACTGAAGGCCTACGCCGAACACTGCGTCGACAAGTACGGCCTGCGTTCCCGAATACGGTTCGGCACCGTGGTGTTGTCGGCGCACTTCGACGAGGAGCGCGGCTGGTGGCGGGTGCAGACGGATTGCCAGGATGAGCGCCGCGGTTCAGCGAGGCTCGACGAAGGAGAGGCGAAGCTGGGACCGCGGGATGAGCGCCGCGAGGTCAGCGCCCGATTCGTGATCAATGCCAGCGGCGTGCTGACCACCCCGAATCTGCCCGAGATCTCCGGGGTCGAGACCTTCGCCGGCGTGACGATTCACACCGCGCGTTGGGACCACTCGCAGGACCTGACCGGTAAACGGGTCGCCGTGATCGGCACCGGGGCCTCTGCCGTTCAAGTCATCCCGGAGATCGCGCCAAAGGTTTCCTCGCTCACCGTGTTTCAGCGGACCCCGATCTGGTGCTTCCCGAAGCTCGACCTACCGCTGGCGGCACCGATGCGCTGGGCCATGCGACTGCCCGGCGGCAAGGCACTGCAGCGCCTGGCCAGCCAGGCCTACGTGGAGGCGACATTCCCCATCGCGGCGCAGTACTTCACGGTGTTTCCACTGGCCAAGCGGATGGAATCGGCGGGACGGGCATATCTGCGCCGGCAGGTGCACGACCCGCAACTGCGTGCGAAGCTCACGCCGCACTACGCCGTCGGATGCAAGCGTCCCGGCTTCCATAACACCTACCTGTCGACGTTCAACCGCGACAACGTGCACCTGGTGGTCGACCCCATCGACCGGATCACCCCTACTGGTGTGGTCACGGCCGACGGCACGGCCCACGACGTCGACGTGCTGATTCTGGCGACCGGGTTCAAAGTGATGGACAGCGACAACCTGCCCACCTTCAGTGTCACGGGGGTCGGCGGTCAAACACTGCACCAGTTCTGGGACGAACACCGGCTGCAGGCCTACGAAGGTGTCAGCATCCCCGGGTTCCCCAACATGTTCAGCGTGTTCGGCCCCTACGGTTACGTCGGGTCGTCGTACTTCGCGCTGGTCGAAGCTCAGACCCACCACATCGTCCGCTGTCTCAAGCGTGCCCGCGGCCGTGGTGCTACCCGGGTGGAGATCTCCGAAGCCGCCAACGCCCGCTACTTCGCCGAGATGATGAGCAAACGGCATCGGCAGGTGTTCTGGCAGGACAGTTGCAAGCTGGCCAACAGCTACTACTTCGACAAGAACGGCGATGTCCCGCTACGCCCCACCACCACGGTGGAGGCCTATTGGCGCAGCCGGCGCTTCGATCTCGACGACTACCGGTTCAGCGCCTGA
- a CDS encoding lysoplasmalogenase translates to METPYATRRVFSSWAAAGWLGVAYGVFLTVVALRSGPGAELTGQWIGQPAFKAAMAVLLAFAAVAHPILRESRWLIPALILSATGDWLLAIPWWEPSFVAGLTAFLLAHLCFLGALLPLAQVSRGGLVGVGVVCVGCLAMLVWLWPGMAREGMTVPVVVYVGVLAAMVCAALLAKLPTPWTAIGAVCFAVSDSMIAISKFVLGNEMLAVPVWWTYAAALLLITAGFFFGRSPSAEAAQG, encoded by the coding sequence ATGGAAACACCGTACGCAACCCGCCGAGTCTTCTCCTCGTGGGCGGCCGCGGGATGGCTGGGCGTGGCTTACGGCGTTTTCCTGACGGTGGTCGCGTTGCGGTCGGGGCCCGGCGCGGAACTGACCGGGCAGTGGATTGGTCAGCCGGCGTTCAAGGCGGCCATGGCGGTGCTGCTCGCGTTCGCCGCGGTCGCACACCCGATCCTGCGGGAGTCGAGGTGGCTGATCCCGGCGCTCATCCTGTCTGCGACGGGTGACTGGTTGCTGGCGATCCCGTGGTGGGAACCCTCCTTCGTCGCGGGTCTGACGGCTTTCCTGTTGGCGCATCTGTGTTTTCTCGGCGCCCTGCTACCGCTGGCCCAGGTATCGCGCGGCGGGCTTGTGGGAGTGGGCGTGGTCTGCGTCGGTTGCCTGGCCATGCTGGTCTGGCTCTGGCCCGGAATGGCCCGTGAGGGGATGACCGTCCCTGTGGTGGTGTACGTCGGTGTGCTCGCCGCGATGGTGTGCGCCGCACTGCTGGCGAAGCTGCCCACGCCCTGGACGGCGATCGGTGCGGTGTGCTTTGCGGTGTCGGACTCGATGATTGCGATCAGCAAATTCGTGTTGGGAAACGAGATGCTCGCAGTACCGGTCTGGTGGACCTATGCGGCAGCGTTGCTGCTGATCACGGCCGGGTTCTTCTTCGGCCGGTCCCCGAGCGCCGAAGCGGCCCAGGGCTGA